A genome region from bacterium includes the following:
- a CDS encoding PD-(D/E)XK nuclease family protein, producing MSDIRTWLDCPRKFWLQTLQGLRPGGDKTDQLEVSNYRTFDPAHPEELNEEVVVQTREANRRDEGTMVHAVTEAYYRGDLPPNWDPMVLRGAAQGFIEAKAEELSDNLATESWAEAVRYATAMATGYVPWVQREGHDVGKKVLAVEERMTWDFEATYAGTTSPYHTIRVTGQPDHVEQDTITSEIGIGDTKTVSSLKKGGPRAHDFQLTAYAWLYWKNHGRMPTYGYQNLIARSLQTARATPPFYRRVPITIGAQSLRQFTRFMEDTIVRIENMIADTSYDPRLIPYNEGPLCTQFKCGVLPLCDAMSSGSPVRWKELANQHFGGSYEELYDD from the coding sequence GTGAGCGACATCCGCACCTGGCTCGATTGCCCCCGCAAGTTCTGGCTTCAGACATTGCAAGGGCTCCGGCCAGGTGGTGACAAGACCGACCAGCTCGAGGTATCGAACTACCGCACGTTCGACCCGGCCCACCCAGAGGAACTGAACGAAGAGGTGGTTGTCCAGACCAGGGAGGCCAACCGACGGGACGAAGGGACCATGGTCCACGCCGTCACCGAAGCGTACTACCGAGGGGACTTGCCACCTAACTGGGACCCCATGGTCCTACGAGGGGCGGCTCAAGGGTTTATTGAAGCCAAGGCTGAGGAACTGAGCGACAACCTAGCTACAGAGTCTTGGGCCGAGGCTGTTCGCTACGCCACTGCCATGGCCACTGGCTACGTCCCGTGGGTACAGCGTGAGGGCCACGACGTAGGCAAGAAGGTTCTGGCCGTAGAGGAGCGGATGACCTGGGACTTTGAGGCCACCTACGCCGGCACCACCTCCCCGTACCACACCATCAGGGTCACGGGCCAACCTGACCACGTCGAACAAGACACCATCACTAGTGAGATCGGGATCGGTGACACCAAGACCGTGTCGTCCCTCAAGAAGGGTGGCCCCCGAGCACACGACTTCCAACTCACCGCCTACGCCTGGCTGTACTGGAAGAACCACGGTCGGATGCCGACCTACGGGTACCAGAACCTGATAGCCCGTTCCCTCCAGACAGCCAGGGCCACCCCTCCGTTCTACCGGAGGGTTCCGATCACCATCGGGGCGCAGTCTCTACGGCAGTTCACCCGATTCATGGAGGACACAATCGTCCGTATAGAGAACATGATCGCTGACACCAGTTACGACCCCCGCTTGATCCCCTACAACGAGGGCCCCCTCTGCACCCAGTTCAAGTGCGGTGTGCTTCCGTTGTGCGATGCCATGAGCAGCGGCTCACCTGTGCGGTGGAAGGAGCTGGCCAACCAGCACTTCGGAGGCAGCTACGAGGAGCTCTACGATGACTGA